One Amia ocellicauda isolate fAmiCal2 chromosome 13, fAmiCal2.hap1, whole genome shotgun sequence genomic window, CAGACCCAAAAGGAAACTGCTTCACTGGGATGCAGCGCTACACGCATGGGCTGAAATGAGGTAAGACCCCGCAGCCGTGTCCGTTTGCGCCGCACATAACGCCAGCTCTGCACACTGTGCGCAAAGTGTGACTGCAGCAACACGGTGTTTGTGGAGAAACTGGAGAGACTCCCAGCATGTGTGACATTGCGCCTGCACTGTCCTGACAGGACTGAGTACTGGGGCCGTCAATGCAGGCTACAATGCGCCCACATTTGAGCACTGAAATGAATGTGCTCgcatacatttgtttaatgtgtAAGTGAACGTGCTGCATCTTGGTTGTAAGTAAGATGTAACAGCTGGAAATAACTGGACCATTTCCAACATTGTGAAATCCAGCAAAATACCAAATACTCCATTTCCCTGTTTTGCTCGATTGCTGACGTCCCCTTTAAAGTCCGTCTTTCTCATGGTGTAGTTGAGTTACACCGCACAGCGTGGATGTGTACACATGCAAAGATACTTAGTTTGCTTTCAGATTTGAGAAGTAACTTTTTATTCAGTTTATCATTTAGAACAACACAGTAACTGTGGTAATCCTAGCGGCTGCACATTTCTCAGATGCCCTTTGAAATAAATTGCAGGGATTTCTGTACAAGATGTATGTTGCCAGTTGTGAACTGGGTCTGTTAACTACACTGACAAGAACACAACCCCCCCTTCCATTGGAtactattaattaaaatgctgtCCTCATATTCAATGAGGAAGTATTAAAGAATGCATGAAGTTATTTTTGTATGACATGTTAGCTCAGATCTGCTTCCATGTTAAGTCATTGTGTGTTGCAACATTATGCTAGCAATACATCCCAACACATTGGATGCAATCGAGGATTACAGACGCTTGGGTGTAACAAGATCACCTAGATAATCTGTAATGCCTGATAATATCCTCTGTGTGGGAATGTATAGCATGATACCATCCATTTAAAAATCTGAAAACTCTTCCTTCAGCTGTTTCTTGTAATTAAAAGGTCAGTCTGTTATTTTCATGTACCGAATTGTTGATATTTTATATACACTGGTCCTTACAATTATAGGGCGAAATGTAAATCATGCTGAAACCCTGCAAAGGACTAAAGCGAAGCCTTTCCAGACCAGCACTGAACTTGGTGCTGATTTAAATTCCATATCAAGTCTCTCCATATCAAAGCAAACAATGAAGGCAGGTGAAGTTAGCCAGATTAGGAAAGTCTGTCACTCAAACGCATTTCTTTTGATAGGAAGAAGTGCCTAGAATGGGTGCTAATCAGTAAAGATTGGTCAAAATTTAGAGAAGCGTGCCACAGACAAATGAAACCGTGTATTAATTTTTCAAGAGATGGGGGAAGTAAACACAAACTGTTGAAACAGTGTCATCATTATTGAGGTAGTAGTGTGAGGATTTGTGATTGGTATGCAAAAGTAGGTGAGAGGTAAAAATAGAAGGTACATTTATAAAGGAACAGTTTATATCTTCTGATGTCCCCTAGAAGGTGCattgtggtggggggggagttACTTTTCCATATGATAATGATCTTGCACACTCAAAACTCAACCCAAGTGACTAACATTAGAAAGAGGAACAAGTCTTCATATTGCAATATTATGGTTTGAGCTTAACGGAGGTGTTAAACATGTGAGCAGTATAACTATACGCTCTGGGAGATGATTCTGACTgattagacaaaaaaaaaaaaaaaaatattcactgATGAAGTTGTGACAATGATTGAAATATCTGCAACTGTAATTGATAATAAGTGGGATGTATTCATAAAAAATACTTGCAGTTAAATGCCGGAAGAACCTGTCACTGTGATGCTGAAGCGGATTGTTGTCCCATGCCTTTCAGAGGCTCTGATGCATCCGTTCGTCTTTCCCAAAGGCACACCATCGGACTTGTGTATCTTTTCATGTATAATCTGCTGCAGTTCTGTGGACACACATGGATATTTGCAAACATGACAGCCAGGTTCTTTTCATTTGGAAAAGGTAAGCAGACTCCTGAATAAAGACACCTGTTCACTTGTAATGGTGTCCACTCTTTGATCACCtacatttaattaaagtaattaattaaattcaaatttGCAGTCTTTtctgttgtattgttttaaaaataacaagaaactTGTCCATAACCTTTTATGAGTTGGCTTCAGTCCTCATAAAAATCAAATTCTATTGCAAGATTGGCCATAaccatttagtttattttttggcaCACTGCAACATTTTTGCTACGAGCTACACCGAATcacatacattaattatttattattgtcttGTGTCAAGTCAGGAAGCCAAGTCAAGTCAGGTCATGAATAGAGCCTTTGCTCCATGGGCAATATGTCAATAGAGACTGGTAGTTGAACAGATTTTCATCCAGATTGTGTAGGGAATAGATGTCTCTTTGGAAAGATGTTAGTAAGCAGGCATTATGATGATAATCATTAAAATTGAATGCAAGCCATTTACTGAAAGCAGTTGAACAGCCCTCATTAAATGGTATTTTCCTCAGATGCCTTGGCTGACACTTTCTATTCCATCGGAATTGTTATGAGCCTGTGCCAGTTGTTGTCCATACTGGAATTGTTCCATATCGCCGATGGTATTGAGGAAAGCCTGCTGCTGCCAAGGTTTTTACAGGTATGTGTTACATTCCACATATACAGCCATAGTTAAACGTGTCAgctgttaataataatgtgttataCATCCTCAGAGTCCACAGAAATGTTATCAGGCCGCCTAATTCAAAACAATGATCTCTGTAAAGCTACACGATCCTAATTATTACCCTATGCCACTCTTTAGACTGTACCTGTGTTTCAAGTAGAGATTGGATTCACATAACTATTCACTTTGCACTGCCAGCGACACCtgttacacaaatatatataatgcgATAACAAAGGAGTGTGTTCCCACTTTGTAAATGTCTCCTAGGCTCTGATGGAGCCAGATCaaattaatcttttctttttttaaggtgCTGGAAAGAAATGTCCTTCTATTTGTAGTGATTGTTAGCCAAGAGGAGGTTCAAAGcaaatatattgtgtgtgtgctgtttcACCTGTGGAATACACTAGACCTGTTAAGGTAaggttttttaaattaactggtTATTTTGCCTCTTAGACATCACCTTTTAAACCCTATCAATCATGGAGCACATACATGcttggttttgtttgtattctttttaaagagaatgtatttaaatacaacAACGAACAGTGTGATTTGCTATGTGCAAGGGCAGTACACTCTGCATCATAAGGTGGGTTTGCAAAGTGGAAAGTATGGAAACATAAAAGACATCCTTTACACTATGACACCCAGAAGAGACAGAATTGCCCAATTATATTTACATCCAACATGTGTCAAAGAAGGTGACGGCTGTTTCTACACAGAACAATGCAGAGCGCAGGAGATGGGAGAATGTGCTTCAAATTTTTATGAAGGCAGTGGCTTTGAATTTCCTGTTCTTATCTCATTACcagattaatatatttataacacATACTTACAAATACCATTAATCCACTCACAGCTTCAACAGCATAAAGCTATTGGTAGACAACTATAGTATGAATATACTGCAGATtcccatttgtttttcttatttttcttcaggTTATCAAAAGGCATATTGGATGTCAGCTACAGATACAATCAcataaaactatataaatagaCCTGCTTGATTTAAATTAGCAGCTGTAATGATGTTACTTGCATGAAGAGTGGACTGGAGTGTCCTtactatatacatattttgtggAAAGGTATAAAGTcatgtatatgaaaataaagaGTATACTAATGCAAATGTTACTTATTAGAAAACATTGCTTGTATAATATAACAGTCCTACTGCCTCAAATAGTTATTGAATTGGCAATGATGCAAGGGTTATTCTAAtgctatacaccgatcagccataacattatgaccacttgcctaatattgtgtaggtcccccttttgccgccaaaacagctctgacccatcgaggcatggactccactagacctctgaaggtgtgctgtggtatctggcaccaagacgttagctgcagatcctttaagtcctgtaagttgcgaggtggggcctccatggatcggacttgtttgtccagcacatcccacagatgctcgattggattgagatctggggaatttggaggccaagtcaacaccttgaactcgtggttcatcagaccaggccacctttttccattactccgtggtccagttctgatgctcacgtgcccattgtaggcgcttttggcagtggacaggggtcagcatgggcaccctgactggtctgcggctatgcagccccatacgcaacaaactgcgatgcactgtgtgttctgacacctttctatcagaaccaacattaactttttcagcaatttgagctacagtagctcgtctgttggatcggaccacacgggccagccttcgcttcccacgtgcatcaatgagtcttggccgcccatgaccttgtcgccggttcactgcttttccttccttggaccacttttgataggtactgaccactgcagaccgggaacaccccacaagagctgcagttttggagatgctctgacccagttgtctagccatcacaatttgacccttgtcaaagtcgctatatcccacccactgacaggtgccatgataacaagattatcagtgttataagagcgtctgctaaattaaaaataatgtagtggtcataatgttatagctgatgTATGTTACATTtagttaaacatttaaattgaatttactTCACTAAGGAAGATTTGTTAGCTGAATAAGTGTCTCTGTTCTGCAGATACCCTTATGGTCTGCTGTCCCTTATAAGCACTCCGATATACAGCTTGCTTTGGGTCCGTCACACCCTGTGGATCCCAATATACCCTCTAGCAGTACTGGCAGAAGGTAAGTTTATtaatctctctttctcacaTGTACATAAGGGGTGTAAGCTATACAGGCTAATTAGCACTAGTCACTCATGGACTGCCCAATGTTATTTGAGGTAGAGTAGGGCATTAttagtgctaatcaaggtctgtgaaacccaCCATCAATTAACTCAGCTTAAAAGCATTCTACCCCATATCCtgtattttcactttttttcagTTGTTCACCCCCACATTCACCCTGTTTTAGTTAGTTAGAAATACTGAGCTTGGGAATTATCAGCTACCCGGCCGTGTCCTCTAGATAACCATATACATGAAATCAAATCCCATAAACTCATTCCATTAGAATGAATCAAATGTATACAGGACTTTGGTTCCTCCCTTGTAACACTGCCATGTTTTTAACTGGTAGCTTTGAGTGAGATTGTATCTCTACTATTTTAGCAGTCTTTCCTCTGGAAACCATTAAAACATACATTGACaaatttaatattcatattaattgaaaatatataccTCTTTAAAAGTTAGTAAAGAAGGGGAAAAATCTCCATATAAGCATTCATTAAATGACTAACTTCCTCAAAAAGATTACAATTTATGTGCAAGCTTGTTTACTTTCTGCTGctttcaaacattttaaccaGAAGATTGATGTGACTCAAACCATCTGGCAAATTGGTTTGGTTTCCTCTGCTTTGCTATCAGTTCCTAACGTGTtgccaaaaatacaatttcaatgCAAATTATTCTGACTCAGCATTTTCATATGTTATCTCTGCCAAGAATACTTTTCTATGTGtggcttcttcttttttttaagattataaGTTTATTATACACACACCTTAAGAATGCTCAGTGCTgtcctggttttgtttttcaatgctTTCAAACATTAAACACTTGGAAATAAagagtgaaaataaaaaatgattgctAGATTGTTTAAAAgcaggaacagagagagagacggggaggcAGGGTGGGGGTCTAAAACAGGATTTGcggttaaaaaaatgtaaagagcCACTCAAATACACGCAGTAATGCAGGTATGTTGAGTTTGAGAGAGACCCAATCAAGGGGAAATTGAAAAGGCATAGGTGTAGGCATGGTCTGGGACAGAAAAGGACAATCTATTTTTTGCATAAAGGAATGCTTAGCCAGTCCCTTCATAGTTTAATATATAAACAAGAAACAGAAAGCAGACAGATCTGTGTTGAGGTAGTCTTTCAGTTAACTGCATTGTACAAATATATCAGTTTTGTCTAGAAATGGGCTAAGACCTGTCTATACAACTGGTTAGAATTCAATCTTAAAATGAcaacatataaaacaaatcacCCCAATGTAAAATTTCCTTTCTTAATCATTATTACCAAACAATACTGCAGTAAGCTTGTGTCTACTTTAGTCTGACGGAATGCCAGTTACAACAGGAATCCCCCCGCGCACACAGTCTGTTTTCACTGCTATCATCCTATTAGGAAACAGGAAAGAATTGCAGTTGGTTAACTGTCAAATGCAGCTGAATTCTAATAATCCTACCATTGGATTGTCTAATGACAGTAATGAAAGTTCAATGTTACATTTCAATCTGCATTTTACTAATATTTCTTTCTGGCATATCCTTTTAATTGTATCCTGCTTGACCTTATATTGTTTCAGCAGAGAAAATTAATACAGAATGAACATACGTCAACTGCCTATAAGTTTAAGAGATTGTAATCACCAAGCAACAATATAATGAATATAACATTTACTCATATTCTTCCCAGATCTCAGGGAGGGGTGGATGACTGCTGTGCAACCATTTGGTTTCCTTATATACTTCTGATCAGTTCTGATAAAGATGATATGATCAGTTTTACAGATGTTATTTTGACTGCAATACAGTATTTAGAGCAGGTTGTCAGAACAGGAAGCCAGATGAGATACATCCACAACAAACATAACACAAGACATGCGCAACCTATGAAATAAAATCACT contains:
- the hacd4 gene encoding very-long-chain (3R)-3-hydroxyacyl-CoA dehydratase 4 isoform X2 — protein: MRHTIGLVYLFMYNLLQFCGHTWIFANMTARFFSFGKDALADTFYSIGIVMSLCQLLSILELFHIADGIEESLLLPRFLQVLERNVLLFVVIVSQEEVQSKYIVCVLFHLWNTLDLLRYPYGLLSLISTPIYSLLWVRHTLWIPIYPLAVLAEVITIYQSLPYFETLETFSFHTTVPVPIYVHFPYVLQAYMPVLTIGACININQLLRERGQQLGSYNKKLKRK
- the hacd4 gene encoding very-long-chain (3R)-3-hydroxyacyl-CoA dehydratase 4 isoform X1, with protein sequence MRGSDASVRLSQRHTIGLVYLFMYNLLQFCGHTWIFANMTARFFSFGKDALADTFYSIGIVMSLCQLLSILELFHIADGIEESLLLPRFLQVLERNVLLFVVIVSQEEVQSKYIVCVLFHLWNTLDLLRYPYGLLSLISTPIYSLLWVRHTLWIPIYPLAVLAEVITIYQSLPYFETLETFSFHTTVPVPIYVHFPYVLQAYMPVLTIGACININQLLRERGQQLGSYNKKLKRK